The Ascaphus truei isolate aAscTru1 chromosome 12, aAscTru1.hap1, whole genome shotgun sequence region GGAAATACATATATTTGTTATATTACATATCTGAAGTACATCTCTTATAATAACAGTGCTAGAAGTCTGCCCGTTGGATACAAACAGCGCACATAGCAGCATTGAGCCCCCAACAGATTCCAACTCCACTCGTTTCATCATAATGCTGTGATTTACCCATGGTAACCCAACAGCTGCAGTGCATCTTTGCCACTGTAATCCCAGCGAGTATCCGAGAGCCTTCTAACAGGGGGTGGGGTAAGGGGGTTTATTAAACTCCAATAAAGCAGGGAATATAACGTGACATTACCTAAGTCAGGAATGGATGGTATGAGTTAATGTGGTATTCACCAAGCTAGTTATATGCCAAAATAAGAGCTGGGCTGGAGCTCAGTAGCATAGGCTCACCGCCACGGTACCAACGTGTTCATTCGCCGTTACCTTGCATTACGTCTCGGCGCTACTCCTATTCAGACCCCAACATAGCACTGGAGTGGAAAGGGAAAGAACGCTAGGTTAGGTAAATCAGAGCGAACTCTGGCACTACAGCCACCCCAGCCACCGCGCGtttcagggtctgggtgggagcaAGGTCGGGTTTAGCTCAGACAATCTAACGTCAAGTTACCTCCCCTCGTTAACTTTAATGGAATTTACTGAATagggcaggggaggccaactccagtcctcaagggcacccaacaggtcaggttatgaggatatccctgcttcagcacaggtggctcaatcagtggctccctgcttcagcacaggtggctcaatattcaactgagccacctgtgctgaagcagggaatttcctgaaaatctgacctgttactGGCCCCTGAGGACAggaggagttggccgcccctgggatAGGGGATGATAGAACAACGTCTCATTTGCATCTTATTTGCACTAAAGTCCGTTATAATGAACAATATGTTCTTTACGGGAGACCAACGCTTAAACTATACGTTCTTAGCAAATACAGCGTTACTATTCATGTAACGTTAACGTCACGTGGCCCAACAGCGCTTAGTAAATCCGGGCCCAAGACCTGCAACCATGAACACGCCGAACAAGTAATAGAGGCAGATGGTACGATCCACTCCCTGCCGTGTCCTCTCGTAACCCTTAGTGTTATAATGTGGTTCCCACAAACGAATTATATACACCTAAATAACATATTCTACAAATGCTGAGTGGTATAATGGGGTAAGATAAAGCAGAGTGAATCAGAAGCCAGTATTGGTGCATGTTCAACGCTACTGCCTGCTCTCTGCAGAGAATACACCGCACTTATAACACGGTCACTGCAGTGACggttctgtgtgtgtagcagggtaacagtaCTGGGCAGTAAGGTTGAATACGCAGCATTTAAGCCACTGCAAGTGTGCAGTGTACCGGAGACAGTGTCAATCCCCTCGCTATTACATGCAGTGCGGGACCGTGTCCACGATACATGGCAATCCCCTCGCTATTACATGCCGTGCGGGACCGTGTCCAGCTGTTACATGCAGTGCGGGACCGTGTATACCAAAGTCCCACCAGCAGcaatgattgcatggcaattgtATAAGAAAATGTTACAAACAAAATACCTTTCTTACATTTACCAGAGACGGGAGCAGAAAACAAACAGCGAGCTGCTAGGACAGTGGGccagatttactaaacagtgctaataCTAAATGCACGTTAAAAAATGTCCATCCAAGGGAAGGTCTACCAGGTGCGCTAAGGCTCGGCAGAGCTTGGTACCCTTGGCTGATAGTTGCTGACCCGCGTTACTGCCGTGTCAGAAAGGTCTCTGAATGAAACAAGCATTATATTTACAGCAGCTGGGAgcagcagggagaggcagggagaggcagattTGAGAGATGGGAAGAGGTGCTGCAGACAGCTGGCAGCCGGAGAGCTGTGTGTGTACTTCCAATTATCCAGGCGTCAGCCCATCCTCCCAGGTATAGCACACCTGCTCCATCGTCTGACCCTCACCAAGTACAGCCATGAATGACCTGACCAGAGGTCCGGGAACATGTCGCCCTGGGTGGTGGCGTGTCCTCATTGTACGGAGAAACAGAAGTCTCGCTGTGGGATAAGAGCGCTGTTCATTATTGGGGCCTGTAAGTTTAGCAGCTGTGCCGTCCTAATGTCTTACAGAAGGTTGGACAGGCGCTCGCTGAAAGAGAGATGAGGGCAGGTAGAGGGGGCAATAGGAGACAGGAAGGTACAGTCAATTCTGGATGGTGCAGGTACGGTTTCCgtgagggggcgagggggagagcaaGTGCCTTACTGTAAAGACTCAACAAAGGCGTCAAACTCCTCCATGTTTTTCTCGTGCACGGCTAACTTCTCGGGCAGAGAGTCCTgtggagaagggaagaggaaGAAAGGTTTGCATCAGCCTCAGAAACATCTGCACCATTTCCTATTTCCTGTCACACTCCCATTTCCACACACCGATCAAACACTGTGTGAAATTACTGCTTTCGTTGACTATTTTTGAGAATTTTTGGGGGGAAAGTGTCAACATTTGCATTGCAATTTTAACCACAACTTTTCTGCAAAATGTGCACCTATTTTCGAAGAAACGTTCAGGGTCAAAAATTAAAGTAAAATTGGCCAATTTTACCATACAAACTATAGtcgcttgttttttttttcccccacagtaaaaacacagcccacacctcaaattatttttttaaatattcactAGTTTTCTAAAGAAATATTTTGACCATTTTTCTGGGTCAAATATGAACTTTGGTGAAAGATGTGCCGATCTCCAGTTAGAATGGCTTGTGTGCCCAAGAAACCTGCCCTTGAAGCAGCCGTATAGAAAAGTGATGATGCTAACACTGTATTCATACCAGGTCCTCTGCCATGGATTGCACAGCAATGTCTATGGACAAGCTGCTCAGCTGTGGTGGGTTCTGGAACTCCCGGTAGAAAGTCCCCACGTCCATGGGAAGGTCGTCTTTGGAGAACGCCGGTCTCTGGAAAGAAGATGTGTCAGTGAAAGTACTTCCCCCTCCTGCACAGAAACTCATGTGAATGTAGTGTCAGTCGTGACATAGAACACAAGCCCAGCTCTGTCCAGGATCAGGACTGGGAAGCTAAACCCCTCGGCTGCCATTCGTTATGTATTGGAAGCTCCACCTGATCCTAAATACACACAGTGATGGCAAACTGAGCTCAGGTTTGGGGGCCCCCACTTACAAAGTCCACCATCACAAAGTCGTCCTGGGGGGTCCCGCTGCTGGCACAGGAGCTCTGCAGGCTTCCGATTTCAGGGGACACCTCTTCGGGAGTCTCGGGGCAGGCTACCTATAAGAGAAAGTGGCAGCAAGCAGATGTTACAAGGGGGGCTTCCAAACGAAGGAGGCTGCTGGATGTGAAATGACAGAGGATGTAACATGTTTGGGATGTGTAACGGCCGGTTCCTTCCCTGCTCTGTCTCTCATCTTTAGGTGATGTTAGGCAAGTCCTAATCTCATATAGTCTAAATTATGTCATGCCTTATCACCTCTtgggctgcgtccatggtatggaCAACCACTCGGACGTGTCCGCACGCtgcgcgatcagactgcctaaaggcaatGATCGCGTCTATACGGCGTGCTggcgcggaagcgggagggggcgtgcgttgcacaagaaatcagtttaaaactgatttcttggcgcgacgggccggttacgtgagcggttcacccaatgagggcgaaccagctccgtgacatcactggcacgcccctagacacgtccacggacggcgcgcgtaccatggccagggaaagcaagcgctttccctcagcctccgcgcgcctccgcacgggcgaagtgtcTATGGGCGCAGCCTTAACTCAGTGGTTGTGTGGATGAAGTTTTGTTTATCCAAGGGACACCGACAGACACTCTGTGTGATGCATGGAACAGTGTTTATAGGCAGTGATTATGTATAGGGTTGGGAATGGGTGAGACAGGGGGCATACCATAGGGTCAGTATCCTCAGCATCTGCAGTTTGTGGTGCAAACACAGCAAAAGGTATATCAGTACTGGCATAGGTGACCTGGGAGCAGAGAAGAGGGTGTCAGAGCTTGTCTAGCAGATACAGCAACAGACTGCAATGCTGCATCAATAACCCTTTCGCTGCTAACAATCTCTTGCTGGCCCCACTGACAGCATATGGGTTCTTCCCGCTCACCTGGGGAGAAGGCTTGTCCACAAAAGCTCCCACCTTCCTGGTGAAGAGAACCTGGGGGGGTTTGTTAGGAGAGCTGCTTCTCCCTGCTGCACTGCTGCCTGAAGGTGTCCCTGCCTCCTCACTGCGGGAGAGGCACAGGGTCCATGGTCACAATATAGCATGACTTCTATGGGACTTTGCTTCTGGACGCAGGGATGGGGGTGGGTCTTACCTGCTGGAGGTGGTGCATGTTACATTGGAGGGCGAGGCAGGAAGCGTTCGGTCATAGTCAGCCTTCGTACCATGTGCAGGCTGGGCGCCAATGGTGGgcagcccaccctccctccctggcaCCATCATCTGGGGAAGAGAGAAAAGAATGATCTCAGCTAAGTTCTAGCTTAGAATGATCAACATCAGAAGACTCTCAATGTCAGGCTAGTAGAGTTGTATTTTACTGTTGAGGAGAATGTTGATGCTGCCCTATATAATGACACAGAGCATCTCTGCACAACGACCCTGGGTATCCTTTCCAGTTGGTTATCACTGTAGAATTCCATTCAAGAGTGTTAACCAATGGGGGAGGGCTCCCCGCAGTAGGGTTGTGCTATCAATACACACCTCTGTAGTGCTGGAAAAGAGATTAGctccattccctcctctccagcacagggaaggtGTTTGCACAGACTGTAGCACAGACTGTAGCACAGACTGTAGCACAGAGGCCCTGGTGTCTGGAGATATTTACGTTACAGTTTgtttaaaaggagcaatccaagcggctCTTTTTtgacataggtttgaagcagggggtttccggagcggAGCCCCgttcatttcaggtctggggatcccctgcttcccgagatacttacctccggagggggtgccggtatctcaaaGTTTAACGCGCTCGTCTCACGTGGGCCAGCAGGACGCCGCGCGATGGCGTCACGGCTTCCTCTTGGCTCGCAGGACGCAGGAGCTTTCAAAATCCGCTACTACGTGAATCCAGCTAGTCAGcaagagcggctaccggcaccccctacagaagcatctctggaagcagggggtcccccgagattaaatgaatggggttcagctctggagaccccctgccgcttggattgccgctttaaacaaAACGGTACAAAGGGATTCTCCAGTGAGGTTCTATAGTGGCAGGCATGTCAGACTGTTGGAAGAGGGCAGTCACGTATTAGACTGGCTACCCTCATATACAGCCCAGTGTCAGGTCTTCATGCCCTGGGGGACGCCAGGATGGATGCAGGGACCTAAAACAGCATTTAACAAATTCAAAAGCCCACAGATAACAGGGCCGTGAGACAGCTGCAGGAGCTTCATGCAGGAATTCTGCCCACGCGGGAGTGGACGTGACATGTAACCCATTATGTTTATGACATGGACACCGTCCTCGCCTCCTCACTCCGAGGAGTACCTGGTGTGGAGGTGTTGCATTCACTCCAGCAGCTA contains the following coding sequences:
- the ATG13 gene encoding autophagy-related protein 13 isoform X11; translation: MDTDLSPQDRKDLDKFVKFFALKTVQVIVQARLGEKICTRSTSSPTGSDWFNLAIKDIPEVTHEAKKALSGQLPAVGRSMCVEISLKTSEGDSMELEIWCLEMNEKCDHEIKVSYTVYNRLSMLLKSLLAVTRVTPAYRLSRKQGHEYVILYRIYFGDVQLLGLKEGFQAVRIGTVGTPTGTLTLTCAYRTNLAFMSTRAAEEHGAGFPAVGDSQEVCATSFSTSPPSQMMVPGREGGLPTIGAQPAHGTKADYDRTLPASPSNVTCTTSSSEEAGTPSGSSAAGRSSSPNKPPQVLFTRKVGAFVDKPSPQVTYASTDIPFAVFAPQTADAEDTDPMVACPETPEEVSPEIGSLQSSCASSGTPQDDFVMVDFRPAFSKDDLPMDVGTFYREFQNPPQLSSLSIDIAVQSMAEDLDSLPEKLAVHEKNMEEFDAFVESLHETSVSPYNEDTPPPRATCSRTSGQVIHGCTW
- the ATG13 gene encoding autophagy-related protein 13 isoform X8, which gives rise to MDTDLSPQDRKDLDKFVKFFALKTVQVIVQARLGEKICTRSTSSPTGSDWFNLAIKDIPEVTHEAKKALSGQLPAVGRSMCVEISLKTSEGDSMELEIWCLEMNEKCDHEIKVSYTVYNRLSMLLKSLLAVTRVTPAYRLSRKQGHEYVILYRIYFGDVQLLGLKEGFQAVRIGTVGTPTGTLTLTCAYRTNLAFMSTRAAEEHGAGFPAVGDSQEVCATSFSTSPPSQLCSSRLSYQPAVLGAGSSELGYPVVLAAGVNATPPHQMMVPGREGGLPTIGAQPAHGTKADYDRTLPASPSNVTCTTSSSEEAGTPSGSSAAGRSSSPNKPPQVLFTRKVGAFVDKPSPQVTYASTDIPFAVFAPQTADAEDTDPMVACPETPEEVSPEIGSLQSSCASSGTPQDDFVMVDFRPAFSKDDLPMDVGTFYREFQNPPQLSSLSIDIAVQSMAEDLDSLPEKLAVHEKNMEEFDAFVESLHETSVSPYNEDTPPPRATCSRTSGQVIHGCTW